The Thermasporomyces composti region CCGCGGCCGTTCCTAGGCGAGCCGCTCCGGTGGGCGGCCCGGGTGCGCCGCCTCGGTGTCGCCTCGGGAGGTGAGCCACTTCGGCCCAACGCTCCCCCGCTGGTCGCGTTCAGCCCGTCGGCCGTCGGCGCCGGCGCCACAGCCACCAGGCGCCGGTCGCGAGGACACCGATCCCGGCGATGCCGGCGGTCCATGGCCACTGTCGCGCGGTGACCGACGGGGGTGCCGGATCGGAGGCCGGTATCCGTGCGAGCATCCGCCGAATCTCCGCCGTCACTGGACCCGTGCCGTTGCACCGGTGAGCGGCGAGCTGCCCCTCGGCGGGAGTCGGGTCGGTGCCGTCCGTGGAAGCGAACACGACGAACGGCTCGGAGCCCTCGAGGTCGAGACCACAGGCTGTGCTCTGGGCGTGGGAGACCACCTCCTGCCGCCGTCGCACCTCTCCCTTGTAGACCTCGCTCACCTCGAAGGTCCACACCGCCGTGTCGCTGCCGAGGGACGTGAACCAGGGGCGCTTGACCTCCACGACCTGTCCGATGAAGACAGCATCGGCGCGCTCGAACGCCTCCGACGCGGACGGTTGCCCGCAATCGCACGCGCACGCCGCGTCGGGCGTCGCGACGAGGGTCCCGGCGGCGCACAGCGTGATGACGAGGGCGGTCGTGACGCGCCGGACGAGGCGTGCGAGCCCGCGCCAACGGTCCATGACACCTCCACGAACGTCTCGGCTCTCCCGCACAGACGCGCAGAGGACCCCCGCGGGTTGAACGACGCGCAGGCGATCCGGCCAGTCGTCGCCGTGCGAATGACCACGGTTCGTCACCGTGTCGGCGGGGTTGGCGACATTCGCGAGGCCCGGCCCCCCTTGGCGGGACGCCGGCCGGCCGCCGTACCCTCTCACAACGTGACCGACACGCCGACCGGACGGATGAGCACCGAGAAGCTGCCGATCCGGATGTTGCACGACCGAGTTCTCGTCGTCGTCGACGCCGAGACGGGTGAGCGTCGATCGTCGGCGGGGATTGTCATCCCTGCGACGGCGAAGATGGGCAAGCGGCTCGCCTGGGCGAGGGTGGTGGCGATCGGGCCCCACGTGCGGACCATCGTCGTCGGCGACAGGGTGCTGTTCGATCCGGAGGACAGGGCCGAGATCGAACTGCACGCGCAGGAGTACATCCTGCTCCGGGAACGCGACATCCACGCGGTGGCGTCGGAGCGCCTGGAGGACGACCAGACCGGCCTCTACCTGTAGCACGGATCTCCTCGTCGCGGCCGCTCGTCTCGCGTTCGGGCACGACGTCACCAAGACTCCGCCGCCGGGTGAGGAGGCCGGGCGGTGGCTTTTCGTGTCGGGCTTTCCCTGTCCGGCTTCCCGTGTTCGGCTCCCTGGGACGAGGCTCGGCGTGCAACCCTGCAGGTGATGGCACGTCGACGGCAGGGTGCGACCGGACTCGCACGGCGGATCGACGAGGCCGCGCGGCGTTACGAGCCTTCGATGGCGACGCGGCTTCAGGCCCTGACGTCCAGCCTCTTCCCGATTGTGCAGTGCGCGCTCGCCGCGGCGCTCGCGTGGTTCGCGGCGGCCAGGCTGGTCGGTCACGACCAGCCCTTCTTCGCGCCGATCGCCGCGGTCATCTCCCTGGGCGTCTCCTTCGGGCAACGCTTGCGGCGGTCGATCGAGCTGGTCATCGGCGTCGCGCTCGGCATCCTCATCGCCGACCTGCTCATCCGTCTCATGGGACGCGGAACCTGGCAGATCGGCCTGGTCGTGGTGCTGGCGATGGCCGCCGCGGTCCTGGTGGGCGGCGGCCCGCTGCTGGTCAACCAGGGAGCGGTGTCGGCCGTCCTCGTCGTGGCGCTGGCGACGGGTGCCGGCGGGCCGACTCGCTTCGTCGACGCGGTCATCGGTGGCGGTGTCGGCCTTCTGGTCAACGCCGTCCTGCTGCCGGTCAACCCGATCTCCGTCGCGCGCCGGGCAGCGAACCGGACGTTGAGTGCGCTGGCGGCTCGACTGGACGAGCTGGCCAGCGTCCTCGAGGCGGGCGACGTCCAGCGAGCGAAGGCGGCCTTGGCCCGAGCACGACAAAGCGACAGGTCGACGCGGGAGTTCCGGGACGCGACGACGGCGGGAACGGAGATCGCGCGGATCGCTCCGCTGCGCTGGCGGACCCGCCGACACGTGGCGATGTACGACCAAGCGGTCGCACACGTGGAGTTCGCGTCCCGCAACGTGCGGGTCCTCGCCAGGCGCGCCGTGGCGGCGCTGCGTGCCGGGGAACCAATTCCGGAACGACTGCCGTCCGCGCTGC contains the following coding sequences:
- a CDS encoding GroES family chaperonin; this translates as MSTEKLPIRMLHDRVLVVVDAETGERRSSAGIVIPATAKMGKRLAWARVVAIGPHVRTIVVGDRVLFDPEDRAEIELHAQEYILLRERDIHAVASERLEDDQTGLYL
- a CDS encoding FUSC family protein; its protein translation is MARRRQGATGLARRIDEAARRYEPSMATRLQALTSSLFPIVQCALAAALAWFAAARLVGHDQPFFAPIAAVISLGVSFGQRLRRSIELVIGVALGILIADLLIRLMGRGTWQIGLVVVLAMAAAVLVGGGPLLVNQGAVSAVLVVALATGAGGPTRFVDAVIGGGVGLLVNAVLLPVNPISVARRAANRTLSALAARLDELASVLEAGDVQRAKAALARARQSDRSTREFRDATTAGTEIARIAPLRWRTRRHVAMYDQAVAHVEFASRNVRVLARRAVAALRAGEPIPERLPSALRQLAAAARAMREELARGQEPVRAGEGALEAAREATATIGEGGFSTDVIVAQVRSIAHDLLRASGLPWDEVVELMAEPEQLRHRHGSQL